One Silene latifolia isolate original U9 population chromosome 4, ASM4854445v1, whole genome shotgun sequence DNA segment encodes these proteins:
- the LOC141651249 gene encoding uncharacterized protein LOC141651249, which yields MSSRNPRKWENLPKELWEEILVKVPPSTILDMMLVYKRVYSVVMQPKFVLQHYRGNRTSPRELIVKHSNNGLLFPSSTPYPFNDLDSVKKYPQFPILFKNYRAEVVGQNNGLILLHHYKNKDEKWSGSNRITIWNCLTGKVAPIPNSELSKGIIGTKRVDVRVCYEYANNDYNIVVVAQDTKSKFVIEKFNYKDSRWSFQSLFNLPRLRLGPMTCTNQRICWVAGELHGDDDDRSEEFEYFVTCDMVGHKFTVKKLPQQTLSCSIVPVIFENTICVLTINDILLNENPSIDVWDFDEKLQKWIRLIKHNYFHPQLFVSVFGNLKTATYVAQDNKVVFYLENGKILSFLIDENRVKTYGDQVIFVDTTYVESLLFPRRP from the coding sequence ATGTCTTCAAGAAACCCAAGAAAATGGGAAAATCTACCGAAAGAATTATGGGAAGAAATTCTAGTGAAAGTTCCACCGTCCACAATTCTTGACATGATGTTGGTATACAAACGTGTTTACTCTGTCGTTATGCAACCTAAATTTGTGCTCCAACATTATCGTGGTAATCGTACCAGTCCTCGAGAGTTAATTGTGAAACATTCTAACAATGGCCTACTATTCCCAAGCTCAACGCCATATCCGTTCAACGACCTTGATTCGGTAAAAAAATATCCACAATTTCCTATACTTTTCAAGAATTATCGAGCTGAAGTAGTTGGGCAGAATAATGGTTTGATTTTACTTCACCATTATAAGAACAAGGACGAAAAGTGGTCGGGTTCGAATCGAATAACAATTTGGAATTGTTTAACGGGTAAAGTGGCGCCAATACCAAATTCCGAGTTGTCGAAAGGGATAATTGGGACGAAAAGGGTTGATGTGCGGGTTTGTTATGAGTATGCGAACAACGATTATAACATTGTCGTAGTGGCCCAAGACACTAAAAGCAAGTTCGTAATAGAGAAATTCAACTATAAAGACTCGAGATGGAGTTTCCAATCACTTTTTAATCTTCCTCGGCTCCGCTTAGGGCCAATGACATGTACGAACCAAAGAATATGTTGGGTTGCAGGGGAGTTGCATGGAGACGATGACGATCGTAGTGAGGAGTTTGAATATTTTGTTACTTGTGATATGGTCGGACATAAGTTTACGGTCAAAAAGCTACCGCAACAAACTCTTTCTTGTAGTATCGTACCGGTAATCTTTGAAAATACCATATGTGTTTTAACCATCAACGATATTTTGCTTAATGAAAATCCAAGTATTGATGTATGGGATTTTGATGAAAAGCTACAGAAGTGGATCAGATTAATCAAGCATAATTATTTTCATCCTCAATTGTTTGTAAGTGTCTTTGGCAACCTTAAGACTGCTACTTATGTGGCTCAAGACAACAAGGTGGTTTTTTATCTTGAAAATGGGAAAATCTTGAGCTTCTTGATTGATGAAAATAGGGTGAAGACATATGGGGACCAAGTAATATTTGTTGACACCACCTATGTCGAGAGCTTGTTGTTTCCCCGTAGGCCGTAG
- the LOC141651248 gene encoding uncharacterized protein LOC141651248, whose translation MCAQEIEDRKERALYYLSRTLVGAELNYLPIEKICLALVFAIQKLRHYMQAHTIHVVSKADPIKYILSRPVLSGRLAKWAVLLKQYDLVFVPQKVVKGQAIADFFFDHPVQQSGKFQMTSREKKFSTWTSYLHGKCTLTVFARKDGAGAGVVFVTPQNHLMPYSFTLTRLCSNNMAEYQALILGLQMAIEIGVRDMDIYGDSKLVVNQVLGEYEVKKEDLIPYHQQHYNL comes from the coding sequence ATGTgtgctcaagaaattgaagaccgtAAAGAGAGAGCACTCTATTACTTGAGTCGTACCTTGGTTGGAGCCGAGTTGAATTACTTGCCCATAGAGAAGATATGTCTTGCTTTGGTGTTCGCCATCCAGAAGTTGAGACACTACATGCAGGCGCATACCATACACGTGGTCTCAAAAGCTgatccaatcaagtacatactctcaagACCGGTCTTGTCTGGAAGACTTGCGAAATGGGCAGTGTTACTTAAGCAGTATGACTTGGTGTTCGTGCCTCAAAAGGTTGTCAAAGGCCAAGCTATCGCCGACTTCTTTTTCGATCATCCAGTGCAGCAGAGTGGGAAATTTCAGATGACCTCCCGGGAGAAGAAATTTTCTACGTGGACGTCCTACCTCCATGGCAAATGTACTTTGACGGTCTTTGCAAGGAAGGACGGAGCTGGAGCCGGAGTTGTAttcgtaactccacaaaatcatctcATGCCATACTCCTTTACGCTCACTCGGTTGTGCTCAAATAATATGGCAGAATACCAAGCTCTCATACTCGGCCTCCAAATGGCGATCGAAATAGGTGTTAGAGATATGGACATCTACGGCGACTCGAAGTTGGTGGTCAACCAAGTCCTTGGTGAATATGAAGTAaaaaaggaagacttgattccCTACCATCAACAGCATTACAATCTTTGA